The genomic segment aagAAAAATCACATCATGAATCCCAATTGTGGCCATTATTCATAATAATCTTAGTAAGTATGAGTTATTCCATAATAATCCTTACTATGGGTAGTATCTCTTAAATGATCAACTGATCTAAAATTGCCAATTCAGTAAGTCGAATGATAATGTGTAAAGCTTTAATTAGCTGAGTATGGGAAGGgtaaagaaaaaaagagaaaacaacAGAAAAGGTGATACATAAAGCAATCGTTTGGACATGCTTTTAGTCATTTGAGCTCAACTGAGAAAATAACATCTGTACTTAAGAATAAATTGTATATGTTGTTGGGATTAAAGTGGAATGACAATTTATATTTGggattatttcatattattttttgcAATCATTTATTATGGAGTGTGGAGTCAAAACTTGGGTGCTAAATGATGAAtatgaaatttaaaattcaatcaTTGCATGAATAATCTTACGAGAGTAAAGTGTAAACATGAATGACAGTGCTACTAAGTGGAAGATCATGATTACAGAAGGAATCTATTTATTTCGCaagaaatgatgatgatgaatgatgataatgGCCCAAGAGTTTGTGGTAGCTTGCAAGTGAAGTCCCACACCAATGTTCACGATAAGACAACTCTGCCATTTCCTAAATTCATATAGTTATGAAGTGTTAAACTTAATTCATATAGTAATTAGCTTATTAAATTCCCGATTCGTTCAAAATGGTCCAAATATAGCTCAAAACGGGCTATAATTCGCTTTTCTCGATTCCCGATTCGCGAGGATATCAAGGAATCATGTGACGCTGTGTGGAAGTATAGGACCATACTGCTAACAGTTGCTTGTCGTGTCTTTGATAAATTCAATTTAGTTTTATGATGGATTCCCTTAGGccctttgtttttttctttaaaaggaGAGAGGATCTTGAAAGAGAAaggtaaagaaaataaaaggataTACAATATACCATAGTAGGAAAATTAAGATGTAAGAGTGCCAAATCTATCACAAGTAGTGATTGAAGTATAAACTTttgattataatatattaacattaagtatGCTTAATTCCAAAGTTGGGAAACATTCGATTGTTGAAGATTTGTTCCAACATAATAATTAGAGTTGTGGTAGATTTATTCACTGGGCAATGCCTTTTGACTATAGTAAGTTGAGGTATAGATACAATGCACTAAAAAGTATAGAAACAGGAGGAGAAGTATCAAAAGCAGTTTGCGGATGACATTGCTTGGAGCTTCAGACTTGATGGATGAAGAACTCTCAGGTTTTGTTGTGCTTGGAGTTATGCACCGAACCAcctgaaatcataaatgaaattGCATTATGTCAAGAAAAGAAGTGAAGCACAGTATGACTCAACTCTTGGGTGGTGTGCTGGTTTTTACCTCTGAATTCGACTCGGTTGACGTCTGGTGCTGGAAAAAAGAGATCGAGTTAGGAAATTGTATTTTTATTGGAAAATATGAGGACTAGCAGAATTAGGACTCTGATTCCTATTAGTCTATCGCCCTATGTTTATATGCATGATTTATGTTTGATACAACTCAAGTCTGATTCTCTTTTCCATCTCTTATTAGATGTCAACAACAATTTTACTATGAGTACTCGCTGATTTTCATGTCCACATGACtcagttttgaaattatttgatgTAGAAAGTTCTATTGATGGCTAATAGAAGATTTTATTTAGAAGTAAAAAAGGAAGTGAGAAATAGAAGAATATGTGGTATGTGAAGGTTGATTTTTACGTAAACTTATTAGATTATTATGATTTAGGAATAGTCATGTATTAGCATGAAGAAACATCTAAACATGGAGAGTAACAGCATGCCTTTTTGGGTGCAGCGGCCTTACTGTTGGCTTTGGTACTGGCTTTGGAACTTCTTGAGTAGGGATAGGCACACTGTTCACCTGCAGCAAATTCATGTTAGAGCTCTTAATCTTGTATGATATATAATGTATCTTTTTGTGGAGCTGATTTGGACCAATTTGTCGTGTATAGAAACATACCAGGTTTCTATATTCAAGGTTGTAGAACATTTGAACGTATCTTTGCTTCGCCTGCTTCTCCTCTTTGTTCATCCTTTTCCAGAACGTGTACATGCAGCCCATATTCAACATTTTGTTCGCATAAATCTTCCATGTGTAGCTGTACAAGAGTATATAAACCTTATTAAAGACAATGGCAATTAATAATGTATATTAGGTTTCAGTGACAATGTTATTGCCCAGATTAATTTAGGCTTAGACTATTATATTCCTATTTTACCATTCATAGATTCGTTGTAAACTGGCTGCTGAGACCATATTCCAGTGTTCTTCATCCTCTTTGCATTTCTGAAAAAAGTCGGCAATTTTGTTGCTCGACTCATTTCCATTATGGGGGTCAATATGAAAGCCAGAGACTccatcaacaataatctctgcAGGCCCCCCTTGATTGGTAGCAAAAGTGGGCAATCCACAGTTCATTGCTTCAATGACTGTAAGACCAAATGCTTCGTATAAAGCAGGTTGCACAAAAGCACCTCGGGTATCAGCAATGCACCGATACAACTCTCCGTTTCTGTACTTATCAGTCTGGGCAGCAATCCATCTAAATTGGcctttcaatttgtatttctctatCAATGAGTGCATCTTTTTTATTTCAGCCATTTCTTCTCTATCTTTGGATTTCGAGGGATCAAAGAATCCTGCCACGACAGCAAGGTTGACAAGACTCCTGAGCCTATCATTCTTTCCATACCACTCAACTAATCCAGTGATATTTTTCACTGTATCCAGCCGTGCCATGGAGAAAATAATTGGTTTCTTCTTGTCTTGTAGGAATCCACTGTTTGAAACAAGTAACATTTTTAGATTCTGATAATTGAACATGAATTACTATTTAGTAATCTGATGCATAGTCTAAATTTCTATACTTACATGTGTTCGTCATTATCTTTGTCATTAAACAGTAACTCTTGAATGGCTGGATGGAAGTGTGTGAACCGTTTCTGTGCTTCTGTGAACGGAAAGTAGACAGATTGGTCGGCCCCAGGTGCAGCTATATTGAATTTGGGATCAAAAACATTGATGCCTGAAACCACCCTGTATAGTCCTGGAAGAGTGTATGCCACATGACTTTCATACTGGCCAGGTCTATCTTTGCTGCAAAAAGCCGGAACTGTTGGTTAATAAGTGAAACCTTGGTTTGTATTCTAGTATTTGCTCTTTAAAGATCTGAATAATTGATAGGTGTTTCTGGAAAAACTTCAAAGTTTTATGTTCCCAGAATTTTAAACGAGAAATCTGACCTTCCTGCAATTTCTTGATATGTGCTGGTGATGATGAAATCTGCTGAGTTCATTGCAATTATATCTGCTGTAAACTGACATGAAAAATGGTACTTATGATCCTTTGCTTTCCAGCTGACATCTGAATCTTCATACTTGGTCTTTTCTAAGGCATGTGCTATAGTGCCCTGTTAAGAAAAGTGGTAAACTATAGAATCGAAATATAATACATTTACCATGAATTGCAGTTTTTGAAGTTACAATACCAGTGTAACTCCCAGCTTGT from the Amaranthus tricolor cultivar Red isolate AtriRed21 chromosome 12, ASM2621246v1, whole genome shotgun sequence genome contains:
- the LOC130828324 gene encoding sucrose synthase 5-like isoform X1; its protein translation is MAASPALMKSDSIADNMPEALRERRYLMKRCFARYLQQGKRLMKLHHLMDEIEKSIDDQAERTQVLEGTLGYILCSTQEAAVIPPYVAFAVRPSPGYWEYVKVNAHDLTVEGINATEYLKFKESIYDESWAKDENALEVDFGALQYSTPRLNLSSSIGNGMNFISKFLSTKLWVEKEAATPLVEHLLSLNHHDDKLMINETLNTPAKLQAALVVADVFLSSLSPDTPYQNFELRFKEWGFEKGWGDTAARVREMMRSLSEVLQAPDPMNVERFLGRLPTIFNIVIFSVHGYFGQANVLGLPDTGGQVVYILDQVRALEEELLIRIKNQGLNVKPQILVVTRLIPEAQGTKCNQELESIEGTKYSNILRIPFRTENGILRQWVSRFDIYPYLERFTQDATTKVLELMEGKPDIIIGNYTDGNLVASLMANKLGVTLGTIAHALEKTKYEDSDVSWKAKDHKYHFSCQFTADIIAMNSADFIITSTYQEIAGSKDRPGQYESHVAYTLPGLYRVVSGINVFDPKFNIAAPGADQSVYFPFTEAQKRFTHFHPAIQELLFNDKDNDEHIGFLQDKKKPIIFSMARLDTVKNITGLVEWYGKNDRLRSLVNLAVVAGFFDPSKSKDREEMAEIKKMHSLIEKYKLKGQFRWIAAQTDKYRNGELYRCIADTRGAFVQPALYEAFGLTVIEAMNCGLPTFATNQGGPAEIIVDGVSGFHIDPHNGNESSNKIADFFQKCKEDEEHWNMVSAASLQRIYECYTWKIYANKMLNMGCMYTFWKRMNKEEKQAKQRYVQMFYNLEYRNLVNSVPIPTQEVPKPVPKPTHQTSTESNSEVVRCITPSTTKPESSSSIKSEAPSNVIRKLLLILLLLFLYFLVHCIYTSTYYSQKALPSE